The Terriglobus sp. TAA 43 sequence AAACAATAATCATTCTGCGCGACAACGTTGAATAATCCGGATTGGAGTGCGCCAACATATCGAATGCCGCAATGGTCGCCATAGCCACAGTCCATACGGCGGTCAGGATGTAATTCGTGCGAATAAATACGGGTGATGTATGCAGCGACTCCGGAACCTCTTCACGCGCATACTGCAACGTGAATGGCAGCTTGATGAGCAGGGAAATCAGCATGATCAAAAACAATCCCGTATCCACTACGGCTCTGACTCCCATAATGTCCCAGGTCCGATGCACCAGTGTTGTGTAGCATGCCAACCCCGCAAACAAAATTAAGGTGCCACAATCCAGCACCTTCAATGAACGCCCCAGTTTCAATTCGCGCAGTATCAACACAACGGACACCGCTGCAGCGGCCCATAGTGCCACCGCGGCACTCGTAAAGCGACTCAACACTGCAAATGCAATAAACGGCGATAAGCCAAGCAAAATTCCCATCGTGCTTTACCTTTCTTACTTCGTCGGTTGCGTTGGAGTTTGCGGCTTATCACTACTCGGTTGAGAAGCAATCCATCCCTGCGCCGTCATGATCGTGTTCATCTCTTTCGCAACAGCATTGGCAATGCGTGCGGTATCGCCTTCCACGCTTGATTTGCCATCCGTTGCGGCGCCGGCCGCAGCACTTGTTGCCACGGAGCCAACGCCCATCGTCTCCACGGCCCCGGGCTTCTTTCCGCTTGCCGCATCCACTTTGAATTCGCTCAGCAGAATCGGTCCGTTATCTGTCAGCAGAGAGATCACCACATGCGCCTGCACATCACTCGCGCCGCGTCCCAGCCCAATCATCATGCGCGTCGTCTTGTTGCCCTGCTTGATGGTGGTGAAATTCCCCCGCACAATCAGTGTGCCTGCGGGCTCCTCTGGGTTCGCTCCAAGTGCCGATGCCGTCGATGGAATCGAAGTCTTCTTCAGATCGTTGAGCAGTGTTTTAGAAAAGGCAGCCTGAACCTTTCTCGCAATCGCAGGAGGATCTTCCTCCTGTCCTGCATCCCCTTTCATACGCGCAATCGGACTGTTGGAAAGAATGTGTGACGCGGGCGAATGATCCACGGTGATGATCTCGCTCGGCACATCGAAATCATGGACAACAATTTTCGCTGGCACGGTGAGTTTGGCTTCGCCTTTGTATCCAGCGATCACGGTAACTTTCGTATCGCCCACAAGCAGCTTTTCAGCCTTATTCTGCGCAATCGCAACACCGCAAAAGAGCATCGCGAACACAAATGCCGAAGCCGCATACCTGCGTGCAACATGTTCCGCCATACTTCGGTCTCCTTGTCCAACTGGACTCAAAGTTCAAAAGACAGCCGAATACTGAATCACGAATGGCGTCATCATAACCTCTCTGCCACGCGCCATTTGATTTACTTTTCGCAAAGGTCACACGACCCTTACAGGTGTTTTTTGCGGGCATTCACTTTGCAGTTCATCGGTCCCCGATCGAACAACAAATCACGAATGTTTCGTCGTGAAAGATTTTTATGGCCTGTGTTGCCGCGGAGCCGGTAACATTCCTTCAAACATGGCCTCCGGAATTGTGCATCAGTGGCGTGCGCTCACGTCGCCGCAGAAGAATGCTTTCATCGCTTGCTTCCTTGGTTGGGCGCTGGACGCTTTTGATTTCTTCATCCTCACTTACTGCATCACCGCCATCGCGGGTGACTTCCACACCACTGTCGAGACCGTGACGGAAGCCCTCTTCTGGACGTTGGTCATGCGCCCGGTCGGCGCATTGATCTTCGGCGCCATGGCAGAAAAGTTTGGTCGACGTCCCACGCTGATGATCAACATCATCAGCTTCTGCGTCTTTGAAGTAGCCTCTGGCCTCGCACCGACACTGGGCTGGCTGCTCGTCTTCCGCGCTCTCTTCGGTATCGCGATGGGTGGCGAATGGGGCGTAGGTGCGGCACTCGCCTTTGAAACGCTGCCAGAAAAAGGCCGCGGCTTCTTCTCGGGGCTGTTGCAGGAAGGCTACGTCGTCGGCAACCTTCTCGCGGCAACCGTGTACGGTCTCGTCTTCCCGCATCTCCACGGCACCGGCATGCTGGTCAACTGGCGCGTCATGTTCTTCATCGGCGCTCTGCCGTCGATCCTCGTCTTCTACATCCGCAGCAAGGTCGAAGAGTCACCTGCCTATCGCAGTGGCCAGGCAAAAGCCGTCAAGCCCACCATCCACCTCGGCGACATCGCACACTACCTGCCCACGTTCCTTTTCCTCGTCCTTCTCATGACGGCCTTCACCTCCTTCAGCCACGGCACGCAGGATCT is a genomic window containing:
- a CDS encoding DUF4410 domain-containing protein yields the protein MAEHVARRYAASAFVFAMLFCGVAIAQNKAEKLLVGDTKVTVIAGYKGEAKLTVPAKIVVHDFDVPSEIITVDHSPASHILSNSPIARMKGDAGQEEDPPAIARKVQAAFSKTLLNDLKKTSIPSTASALGANPEEPAGTLIVRGNFTTIKQGNKTTRMMIGLGRGASDVQAHVVISLLTDNGPILLSEFKVDAASGKKPGAVETMGVGSVATSAAAGAATDGKSSVEGDTARIANAVAKEMNTIMTAQGWIASQPSSDKPQTPTQPTK
- a CDS encoding MFS transporter: MASGIVHQWRALTSPQKNAFIACFLGWALDAFDFFILTYCITAIAGDFHTTVETVTEALFWTLVMRPVGALIFGAMAEKFGRRPTLMINIISFCVFEVASGLAPTLGWLLVFRALFGIAMGGEWGVGAALAFETLPEKGRGFFSGLLQEGYVVGNLLAATVYGLVFPHLHGTGMLVNWRVMFFIGALPSILVFYIRSKVEESPAYRSGQAKAVKPTIHLGDIAHYLPTFLFLVLLMTAFTSFSHGTQDLYPTFLQKAKGFAPARVGWVSDVGHIGALLGGITFGTLSERWGRRRSIVIASLLAIPMIYIWAFTREAMIVAVGGFLMQFMVQGAWGIVPAHLNELSPAAVRATFPGLAYQLGNLLSSRNAKFQTALARKYFHGDLTPVLAWTVAIVAVAVALLAGLGREAKGQSMSSVEDIPA